The Streptomyces sp. NBC_01775 genome includes a region encoding these proteins:
- a CDS encoding maltokinase N-terminal cap-like domain-containing protein, which yields MSDSSLPLAATPATGAHGDPGGTAVLRSLSPPLLEWLPRQRWFAGKGRPLTGFSLVAAAEMLPCRSGGATPGLLHLLVRAQQSAQPFSRPHARGGGDCYQLLLGVRDVLPPELAPALIGRPSTGPLRGRAVYEALQDPRLTTLLLERLRVPGSLGPLRFSREPDAVIPAGPTPRPLGTEQSNSSVVYGDSVILKLFRRVEPGVNPDLELPLALARHGCPHVPAPTAWFEATAPPSRPAPPSPSPESGGAESGGKESGGAGSRGAEGREHSRSMTLGVLQPYLSGTCDGWQLALRALAARRDFTGPAHALGRTTARVHAVLAEALPTSTLRGTQLERQADRMASRLEAASAAVPALRPYRDGLLDAYRDLADLGTVGGSRPAQRVHGDLHLGQALGADGGGDGGQEGSQGRGQGGEGSQGGEGGGGWTLIDFEGEPARPLAERRAHQPVVRDIAGMLRSFDYAACQHGAGPDDAWSSAWARTNRAAYCAGYAEGGGADPREDAVLLRAYETDKAVYEVLYEARNRPAWLGIPMAAIRRLAAPGTPWSG from the coding sequence ATGTCGGACAGCTCCTTGCCCCTCGCCGCGACCCCGGCGACCGGCGCACACGGCGACCCCGGCGGCACAGCGGTGCTGCGCTCCCTGTCCCCGCCACTGCTGGAGTGGCTGCCTCGGCAGCGCTGGTTCGCGGGGAAGGGACGCCCGCTGACCGGGTTCTCGCTGGTGGCAGCGGCCGAAATGCTGCCGTGCCGCTCCGGCGGCGCCACCCCGGGCCTGCTCCATCTCCTCGTACGCGCCCAGCAGTCGGCGCAGCCCTTCAGCCGGCCCCACGCACGCGGCGGCGGGGACTGCTATCAGCTGCTGCTCGGGGTACGGGACGTGCTGCCCCCGGAGCTGGCGCCCGCCCTCATCGGACGGCCCTCGACCGGGCCGCTGCGCGGGCGCGCCGTCTACGAGGCGCTCCAGGACCCCCGGCTGACCACGCTGCTGCTGGAGCGGCTGCGGGTGCCCGGCAGCCTGGGCCCGCTGCGGTTCTCGCGGGAGCCGGACGCGGTGATCCCCGCCGGGCCGACCCCGCGCCCGCTGGGCACCGAGCAGTCCAACTCCTCGGTCGTCTACGGCGACTCCGTCATCCTCAAGCTCTTCCGCCGCGTCGAGCCCGGCGTCAACCCCGATCTGGAGCTGCCGCTGGCGCTGGCCCGGCACGGCTGCCCGCATGTGCCCGCGCCCACGGCCTGGTTCGAGGCGACGGCGCCGCCGTCGCGCCCGGCCCCGCCGTCGCCGAGCCCGGAGAGCGGAGGCGCGGAGAGCGGGGGGAAGGAGAGCGGGGGCGCGGGGAGCCGGGGCGCGGAGGGGCGCGAGCACTCCCGTTCGATGACTCTGGGCGTGCTCCAGCCGTATCTGTCCGGCACGTGCGACGGGTGGCAGCTCGCGCTGCGGGCCCTGGCCGCACGCCGGGACTTCACCGGCCCCGCACACGCGCTGGGCCGCACCACCGCGCGGGTGCACGCCGTGCTGGCCGAGGCGCTGCCCACCTCAACCCTCCGGGGCACGCAGCTGGAGCGGCAGGCCGACCGGATGGCGTCCCGGCTGGAGGCCGCGAGCGCGGCGGTGCCCGCGCTGCGTCCCTACCGCGACGGGCTGCTGGACGCCTACCGCGACCTGGCCGACCTCGGCACCGTGGGCGGCTCCCGGCCCGCCCAGCGCGTGCACGGCGATCTGCACCTGGGGCAGGCGCTGGGCGCCGACGGCGGTGGGGACGGCGGCCAGGAGGGAAGCCAGGGCAGGGGCCAGGGCGGGGAGGGCAGCCAGGGCGGCGAGGGGGGCGGCGGGTGGACCCTCATCGACTTCGAGGGCGAGCCCGCCAGGCCGCTGGCCGAGCGCCGCGCCCACCAGCCCGTCGTCCGGGACATCGCCGGGATGCTGCGCTCCTTCGACTACGCGGCCTGCCAGCACGGCGCGGGCCCGGACGACGCCTGGTCGAGCGCGTGGGCGCGGACCAACAGGGCCGCCTACTGCGCGGGTTACGCCGAGGGCGGCGGCGCGGACCCGCGCGAGGACGCGGTGCTGCTGCGGGCCTACGAGACGGACAAGGCCGTCTACGAGGTGCTGTACGAGGCGCGCAACAGGCCCGCGTGGCTGGGCATTCCGATGGCGGCGATCCGGCGGCTGGCCGCGCCCGGCACCCCCTGGAGCGGCTGA
- the glgB gene encoding 1,4-alpha-glucan branching enzyme, with translation MTPDQPPATIPATFLRGTGDRTGGPPSAEPRPAEPCPDGADVPGHTAAGEPVPEARRPAARRARNGAGRGTRPAQPLAEADRERLLAGTHHDPHALLGAHPVRGGVRFRTLRPYARAVTVVAKGLRAELTDEGDGFFGGVLPLAPASVPEYELLIRYGAEPGLDDVRTGDPYRFLPALGELDLHLIAEGRHEELWRALGAHPMTHEGVAGTRFTLWAPNARGVRIAGDFNYWDGTAAPMRSLGASGVWELFLPGVGEGALYKFDLARPDGSHTLRADPMARRTECPPATASVVEVSGYEWGDADWLERRAKATPHREPLSVYEVHLPSWRPGLSYRELAQQLPAYVRDLGFTHVELMPVAEHPFGGSWGYQVTGFYAPTARLGGPDDFRHLVDALHRAGIGVLMDWVPAHFPKDEWALAAFDGTPLYEHADPQRAEHPDWGTLEFDFGRREVRNFLVANAVYWCEEFHIDGLRVDAVASMLYLDYSREEGQWSPNVHGGRENLDAVALLQEMNATVYRRCPGVITAAEESTAWSGVTRATHHVGEGGFGGLGFGFKWNMGWMHDSLVYAGKEPVHRKHHHGDMTFSMVYAYSENYILPISHDEVVHGKRSLVSKMPGDWWQQRATHRAYLAFMWAHPGKQLLFMGQEFAQGAEWAEGHGPDWWLLDPSYSAEPDHRGVRDLVRDLNTEYRAAAALWERDTEPSGFSWIVDDAAEDNVFAFLRFAADGSPLVAVGNFSPVVRRSYRLDVPEGWASWCEALNTDAARYGGGGVVNPGTLTVDDTAAYGRSRSVAPTLPPLGTVWLRPC, from the coding sequence GTGACTCCCGACCAGCCCCCGGCCACGATCCCCGCCACGTTCCTGCGCGGGACCGGCGACCGGACCGGCGGCCCCCCGTCCGCCGAGCCCCGTCCCGCCGAGCCCTGTCCGGACGGCGCGGACGTGCCCGGCCACACGGCGGCCGGCGAGCCCGTGCCCGAGGCGCGTAGGCCGGCGGCCCGGCGGGCTCGGAACGGCGCCGGGCGCGGGACGCGTCCCGCGCAGCCACTGGCGGAGGCGGACCGCGAGCGGCTGCTGGCCGGCACCCACCACGACCCCCACGCGCTGCTGGGCGCCCACCCGGTGCGCGGCGGGGTCCGCTTCCGCACGCTGCGCCCCTACGCCCGTGCCGTGACCGTCGTCGCCAAGGGCCTGCGGGCCGAACTGACCGACGAGGGCGACGGGTTCTTCGGCGGAGTGCTCCCGCTCGCACCGGCTTCGGTACCCGAGTACGAGCTGCTGATCCGCTACGGCGCCGAGCCCGGCCTCGACGACGTACGCACCGGCGACCCGTACCGCTTCCTCCCCGCGCTGGGCGAGCTGGATCTGCACCTGATCGCCGAGGGCAGGCACGAGGAGCTGTGGCGGGCGCTGGGCGCGCACCCCATGACGCACGAGGGCGTGGCGGGCACCCGCTTCACCCTGTGGGCGCCCAACGCGCGCGGGGTGCGGATCGCCGGGGACTTCAACTACTGGGACGGCACCGCCGCGCCGATGCGGTCGCTGGGCGCCTCGGGGGTGTGGGAGCTGTTCCTGCCCGGCGTCGGGGAGGGCGCGCTCTACAAGTTCGACCTCGCGCGCCCCGACGGCAGCCACACGCTGCGGGCGGACCCGATGGCGCGGCGCACCGAGTGCCCGCCCGCGACCGCCTCCGTGGTGGAGGTCTCCGGCTACGAGTGGGGCGACGCCGACTGGCTGGAGCGCCGCGCCAAAGCCACCCCGCACCGTGAACCGCTGTCCGTCTACGAGGTGCATCTGCCCTCCTGGCGCCCCGGGCTGAGCTACCGCGAGCTGGCCCAGCAGCTCCCGGCGTACGTCAGGGACCTGGGCTTCACCCACGTGGAACTGATGCCGGTGGCCGAGCACCCGTTCGGGGGCTCGTGGGGCTACCAGGTGACCGGCTTCTACGCGCCCACGGCCCGGCTGGGCGGCCCCGACGACTTCCGGCACCTGGTCGACGCGCTGCACCGGGCCGGGATCGGGGTGCTCATGGACTGGGTGCCGGCGCACTTCCCCAAGGACGAGTGGGCGCTTGCGGCGTTCGACGGGACGCCGCTGTACGAGCACGCGGATCCGCAGCGCGCCGAGCACCCGGACTGGGGAACCCTGGAGTTCGACTTCGGGCGGCGCGAGGTGCGCAACTTCCTGGTGGCGAACGCCGTGTACTGGTGCGAGGAGTTCCACATCGACGGCCTGCGGGTCGACGCGGTGGCCTCGATGCTCTACCTCGACTACTCGCGCGAGGAGGGCCAGTGGTCGCCCAACGTCCACGGGGGGCGGGAGAACCTGGACGCGGTCGCCTTGCTCCAGGAGATGAACGCCACCGTCTACCGCCGCTGCCCCGGCGTGATCACCGCCGCCGAGGAGTCCACCGCCTGGTCGGGGGTCACCCGTGCCACCCACCATGTGGGAGAGGGCGGCTTCGGCGGGCTCGGCTTCGGATTCAAGTGGAACATGGGCTGGATGCACGACTCGCTCGTCTACGCCGGCAAGGAGCCGGTGCACCGAAAGCACCACCACGGCGACATGACCTTCTCCATGGTCTATGCCTACTCCGAGAACTACATCCTGCCGATCTCGCACGACGAGGTCGTGCACGGCAAGCGCTCCCTGGTCTCCAAGATGCCCGGCGACTGGTGGCAGCAGCGGGCCACGCACCGCGCCTACCTGGCCTTCATGTGGGCGCACCCCGGCAAGCAACTGCTGTTCATGGGGCAGGAGTTCGCCCAGGGTGCCGAGTGGGCCGAGGGGCACGGGCCCGACTGGTGGCTGCTGGACCCGTCCTACAGCGCCGAGCCCGACCACCGCGGGGTGCGGGACCTGGTGCGGGACCTGAACACCGAGTACCGGGCGGCGGCGGCCCTGTGGGAGCGCGACACGGAGCCCTCGGGCTTCTCCTGGATCGTGGACGACGCGGCCGAGGACAACGTGTTCGCCTTCCTCCGGTTCGCGGCCGACGGGAGCCCGCTGGTGGCGGTCGGCAACTTCTCGCCCGTCGTCCGCCGCTCCTACCGGCTCGACGTCCCCGAGGGGTGGGCCTCCTGGTGCGAGGCGCTGAACACCGACGCGGCCCGCTACGGCGGTGGCGGGGTCGTCAATCCCGGCACGCTCACCGTCGACGACACCGCCGCGTACGGCCGCAGCCGCTCGGTCGCGCCCACCCTGCCGCCGCTGGGCACGGTGTGGCTGCGCCCCTGCTAG
- a CDS encoding serine/threonine-protein kinase, with amino-acid sequence MHVSSGLGGAVRGRVLSGRYELVDKLGAGGMGEVWRARDGDLGREVALKLFSPPQDVQGEERTELLGRFRREARAAAALDSPHIATIHDHGAHDGTPYLVMELIEGRSLEQVLRDDGRVPVRQALDWAAQICRGLGTAHAAGVVHRDIKPANIMVRPDGTAVVLDFGIAKFQEAVEAESKLTRTGHMPLGSVLYMAPERFRMEPGDGREDLYALGCVLYELLIGRPPYVGPAAGVMYNHLNDVPLRPSRARAELSVHVDRLILDLMAKRADDRPADAQEARARLVALRADIQEPEEDEEAVEPEEAEAAEDSRGNEEAEGEAENAEGEAGPEAASEAASETAGKAAAEAEAEGTAAAEAPDEVRSGPARGNKPGADPAPRPTATPKLKSSTPELKSSPVSPRKPVRALVGISLGVVLLAGVGVAMGVDDDSKADKGEADPLAPTAAPRASFDTDPPAPDPEAESTPGSDGPGEHTVVYTSPSATGEDSAAPVRKAFDQARKSLGLKADVDVVAVDSDAMGLDDIEKRYPDVLAVIGETSGTSAGSGPDDYAGPDGDGETPPVTISTCGEPGEDEDLDTAGKYSFRLQPSPGRVAAQLVSYLRQTYGARNPLVGDYGLSEQFTEQLREEASRSGGKASVFLDDSGTDDNGPSLNSRVKKEHADAVLLPQFSYSGAFATADLLRSEFRGPVLVPLPAAANCDPDLADVQTEEPEGPEAKGLRRYRSSPLGSKAARALEHDAALAVAAALARQQKTSSGETRRTSLAENLKKVKAKGELGTVAFDARGFAKDRPLWIDRFDGKRWHEERRLAP; translated from the coding sequence TTGCACGTAAGTTCGGGCCTGGGGGGTGCTGTGCGGGGGCGGGTGCTGAGCGGGCGGTACGAGCTGGTGGACAAGCTCGGCGCCGGAGGCATGGGCGAGGTCTGGCGGGCCCGCGACGGTGACCTGGGGCGCGAGGTCGCCCTCAAGCTGTTCTCCCCGCCCCAGGACGTCCAGGGCGAAGAACGCACGGAACTGCTGGGCCGCTTCCGCCGTGAGGCCCGCGCGGCGGCGGCCCTCGACAGCCCGCACATCGCCACCATCCACGACCACGGCGCGCACGACGGCACCCCGTACCTCGTGATGGAGCTGATCGAGGGCCGCTCGCTGGAGCAGGTGCTGCGCGACGACGGCCGCGTGCCCGTGCGGCAGGCCCTCGACTGGGCCGCACAGATCTGCCGGGGCCTGGGCACCGCGCACGCGGCGGGCGTCGTCCACCGCGACATCAAGCCCGCCAACATCATGGTGCGCCCGGACGGCACGGCCGTCGTCCTCGACTTCGGCATCGCCAAGTTCCAGGAGGCCGTCGAGGCGGAGTCGAAGCTGACCCGCACGGGACACATGCCGCTGGGCAGCGTGCTCTACATGGCGCCGGAGCGGTTCCGCATGGAGCCGGGTGACGGGCGCGAGGACCTGTACGCGCTGGGCTGCGTGCTCTACGAACTCCTCATCGGGCGCCCGCCGTACGTCGGCCCCGCGGCCGGGGTGATGTACAACCACCTCAACGACGTGCCGCTGCGCCCGAGCAGGGCACGCGCCGAACTCTCCGTCCACGTCGACCGGTTGATCCTGGACCTGATGGCCAAGCGGGCCGACGACCGACCGGCTGACGCGCAGGAGGCACGGGCGCGGCTCGTGGCGCTCCGGGCGGATATACAGGAGCCGGAAGAGGACGAGGAGGCAGTGGAACCGGAGGAGGCGGAGGCGGCCGAGGACTCCAGGGGGAACGAGGAAGCGGAGGGCGAGGCCGAGAACGCCGAGGGCGAGGCCGGGCCGGAAGCCGCCTCGGAGGCAGCGTCGGAGACAGCGGGGAAGGCCGCGGCGGAAGCAGAGGCAGAGGGGACGGCTGCGGCGGAGGCACCTGATGAGGTGCGTTCCGGCCCCGCACGCGGGAACAAGCCGGGCGCCGATCCCGCGCCCCGGCCCACCGCCACACCGAAGCTGAAGTCCTCGACGCCCGAGCTGAAGTCGTCCCCCGTCTCGCCCCGCAAGCCCGTACGCGCGCTCGTCGGCATCTCACTCGGCGTGGTCCTGCTCGCGGGAGTGGGCGTCGCCATGGGGGTCGACGACGACTCGAAGGCTGACAAGGGCGAGGCCGATCCCCTGGCGCCGACGGCGGCGCCGCGCGCCAGTTTCGACACGGACCCACCGGCGCCCGACCCGGAGGCCGAGTCCACGCCGGGCAGCGACGGGCCGGGCGAACACACCGTCGTCTACACCAGCCCGTCCGCGACCGGAGAGGACAGCGCCGCGCCGGTCAGGAAAGCTTTCGACCAGGCCCGGAAGTCCCTCGGGCTCAAGGCCGACGTCGACGTGGTCGCCGTGGACAGCGACGCCATGGGCCTCGACGACATCGAGAAGCGGTATCCCGATGTCCTGGCCGTCATCGGAGAAACCTCCGGCACCTCCGCCGGTTCCGGTCCCGACGACTACGCCGGCCCCGACGGTGACGGGGAGACGCCGCCGGTCACGATCAGCACATGTGGCGAGCCCGGCGAGGACGAGGACCTGGACACGGCCGGGAAGTACTCGTTCCGGCTCCAGCCCTCTCCCGGCCGCGTGGCCGCGCAGCTCGTCTCCTACCTGCGGCAGACCTACGGCGCGCGCAACCCGCTGGTCGGCGACTACGGACTGAGTGAGCAGTTCACCGAGCAGCTCCGCGAGGAGGCGTCCCGGAGCGGAGGGAAGGCCTCGGTCTTCCTCGACGACTCGGGCACCGATGACAACGGCCCGTCCCTCAACTCCCGGGTCAAGAAGGAGCACGCGGACGCCGTGCTGCTTCCGCAGTTCTCCTACAGCGGGGCGTTCGCGACGGCGGACCTGCTGCGCTCGGAGTTCCGGGGCCCGGTGCTCGTTCCGCTCCCCGCGGCGGCGAACTGTGACCCCGATCTGGCCGACGTGCAGACCGAGGAGCCGGAGGGCCCGGAGGCGAAGGGCCTGCGCCGCTACCGTTCCTCGCCCCTCGGGTCGAAGGCGGCCAGGGCCCTCGAACACGACGCCGCGCTCGCCGTGGCCGCCGCGCTCGCCCGGCAGCAGAAGACCTCCTCGGGCGAGACGCGGCGCACGTCGCTGGCGGAGAACCTCAAGAAGGTCAAGGCCAAGGGCGAGCTCGGCACCGTCGCCTTCGACGCGCGCGGCTTCGCGAAGGACCGCCCGCTCTGGATCGACCGCTTCGACGGCAAGCGATGGCACGAGGAGCGACGGCTCGCCCCTTGA
- a CDS encoding cation:dicarboxylate symporter family transporter, which translates to MSKKTPPQAAADTAPAAPKARKDRTHYLYIAVIAAVVLGVTLGLVAPGVATELKPLGEGFVNLIKMMISPIIFCTIVLGIGSVRKAAKVGAVGGLALGYFMLMSLVALAIGLVVGNILEPGQGLHLTEAARDAGASQAKGGEGLTDFLMGMIPTTMVSAFTGDSVLQTLLIALLVGFALQGMGSAGEPVLRGIGHIQKLVFRVLAMVMWVAPVGAFGAMAAVVGETGVDALKSLAVIMIGFYITCFLFVFIVLGTILRLFTGINLFSLLKYLGREFLLILSTSSSESALPRLIAKMEHLGVSKPVVGITVPTGYSFNLDGTMIYLTMASIFVAEATGDPLSIGEQIPLLIFMFIASKGAAGVTGAGLATLAGGLQSHRPELVDGVGLIVGIDRFMSEARALTNFAGNAVATVLIGTWTKEIDKARVAEVLAGRVPFDERTLDTEYGPAPSHDPVGPGQSGEAPVPAPDSGPAPVSTVKAGKVKA; encoded by the coding sequence GTGTCGAAGAAGACACCGCCGCAGGCCGCCGCAGACACAGCGCCGGCCGCACCGAAGGCGCGAAAGGATCGCACCCACTACCTCTACATCGCGGTGATCGCCGCCGTGGTGCTCGGCGTGACACTCGGCCTGGTCGCGCCAGGGGTGGCAACCGAGCTGAAGCCCCTGGGCGAGGGATTCGTCAACCTCATCAAGATGATGATCTCGCCGATCATCTTCTGCACGATCGTGCTGGGCATCGGCTCGGTCCGCAAGGCCGCCAAGGTCGGCGCGGTCGGCGGGCTCGCGCTCGGCTACTTCATGCTGATGTCGCTGGTCGCGCTGGCGATCGGGCTGGTCGTCGGCAACATCCTGGAGCCCGGTCAGGGGCTGCACCTGACCGAGGCGGCACGGGACGCGGGCGCCTCGCAGGCCAAGGGCGGTGAGGGCCTGACCGACTTCCTGATGGGCATGATCCCCACCACCATGGTCTCCGCCTTCACCGGGGACTCGGTTCTCCAGACGCTGCTGATCGCGCTGCTCGTCGGCTTCGCCCTCCAGGGCATGGGCTCGGCGGGCGAGCCGGTGCTGCGGGGTATCGGGCACATCCAGAAGCTGGTCTTCCGGGTGCTCGCGATGGTCATGTGGGTCGCGCCGGTCGGCGCCTTCGGCGCGATGGCGGCGGTGGTCGGGGAGACCGGTGTGGACGCGCTGAAGTCCCTCGCGGTCATCATGATCGGCTTCTACATCACCTGTTTCCTGTTCGTCTTCATCGTGCTCGGAACGATCCTGCGGCTCTTCACCGGCATCAACCTCTTCTCGCTGCTGAAGTACCTCGGCCGGGAGTTCCTGCTGATCTTGTCGACCTCCTCCTCGGAGTCGGCGCTGCCCCGGCTGATCGCGAAGATGGAGCACCTGGGCGTCAGCAAGCCGGTCGTCGGCATCACCGTTCCGACCGGTTACTCCTTCAACCTCGACGGCACGATGATCTACCTGACGATGGCCTCGATCTTCGTCGCCGAGGCCACCGGTGATCCGCTGTCCATCGGCGAGCAGATCCCGCTGCTCATCTTCATGTTCATCGCCTCCAAGGGCGCGGCCGGCGTCACCGGCGCGGGCCTGGCCACCCTCGCGGGCGGCCTCCAGTCGCACCGGCCCGAGCTGGTCGACGGGGTCGGCCTGATCGTCGGCATCGACCGCTTCATGAGCGAGGCCCGTGCGCTGACCAACTTCGCGGGCAACGCCGTGGCCACCGTGCTGATCGGCACCTGGACCAAGGAGATCGACAAGGCCCGGGTCGCGGAGGTGCTGGCCGGACGGGTGCCGTTCGACGAGCGGACCCTGGACACCGAATACGGTCCGGCGCCGAGCCACGACCCGGTGGGCCCCGGCCAGTCCGGGGAAGCCCCGGTGCCCGCGCCGGACTCCGGCCCGGCGCCCGTCAGCACCGTCAAGGCCGGCAAGGTCAAGGCCTGA
- a CDS encoding sensor histidine kinase: MRVPRPRTPARSRPRSLAGQLFAMQVVLVAAVVAGCAVFTYLSARSQARDAATHQARATTQAVADSPSVHEAIRSPDPSARLQPYAERVRRDTGVTFVTIMDTDRTRWTHPDKRRIGERFVGHIGPALKGRIFDETYTGTLGPSVRVVTPVREAGPGGRIVGLVSAGIAVDTIGKRVSDQLTVLLAVAGGALALGGLGTYVINARLRRHTHGMNAAELSRMHDYHHATLHAVREGLLMLDGQRRVALVNDGARELLGLSGQGELVGRDVAGLGLPKQLTGALLASEPRVDEVHLTGQRVVVVNTSPVDGGERRGTVVTLRDHTELQALTGELDSVRGFTEALRSQAHEAANRLHTVVSLIELGRVEEAVHFATEELELAQALTDQVVTAVGEPVLAALLLGKAAQANERGVELALTPDSHVDDVAGLPARELVTVLGNLIDNAVEAASSVPQPRPFLRGPRVTVTIQRTPAPELLIKVADNGPGLPPGAGDTLFERGWSTKPGGGIGLALVRQTARRHGGDVTASQRPDGGAEFIVRLPLPGEGT, translated from the coding sequence ATGCGTGTCCCCCGTCCCCGCACCCCCGCGCGATCCCGCCCCCGCAGCCTGGCGGGACAGCTGTTCGCCATGCAGGTGGTGCTGGTCGCGGCCGTCGTCGCGGGGTGCGCGGTCTTCACGTACCTCTCCGCCCGGTCGCAGGCCCGGGACGCGGCCACCCACCAGGCGCGGGCGACCACCCAGGCCGTGGCCGACTCACCCTCCGTGCACGAGGCGATCCGCTCCCCGGACCCCAGCGCGCGGCTCCAGCCGTACGCGGAGCGGGTACGGCGGGATACCGGAGTCACCTTCGTGACGATCATGGACACCGACCGCACCCGCTGGACCCACCCCGACAAGCGGCGCATCGGCGAGCGCTTCGTCGGCCACATCGGGCCCGCGCTCAAGGGCCGCATCTTCGACGAGACCTACACCGGCACCCTCGGCCCCTCCGTGCGGGTCGTCACCCCCGTCCGGGAGGCCGGGCCCGGCGGCCGGATCGTCGGCCTGGTCAGCGCGGGCATCGCCGTGGACACCATCGGCAAGCGGGTCAGCGACCAGCTCACCGTGCTGCTCGCGGTCGCGGGGGGAGCACTGGCGCTCGGCGGCCTGGGCACATACGTGATCAACGCCCGGCTGCGCCGCCACACCCACGGCATGAACGCGGCCGAGCTGAGCCGGATGCACGACTACCACCACGCGACGCTGCACGCGGTACGCGAGGGGCTGCTGATGCTGGACGGACAGCGCAGGGTCGCGCTCGTCAACGACGGCGCACGCGAGCTGCTCGGCCTCAGCGGCCAGGGCGAGCTGGTGGGCCGCGACGTGGCGGGCCTCGGCCTGCCGAAGCAGCTGACCGGCGCGCTGCTGGCGTCCGAGCCGCGGGTGGACGAGGTCCACCTGACCGGGCAGCGCGTGGTCGTCGTCAACACCTCGCCGGTCGACGGCGGCGAGCGTCGCGGCACGGTCGTCACCCTGCGCGACCACACCGAGCTCCAGGCGCTCACGGGCGAGCTGGACTCGGTACGCGGCTTCACCGAAGCGCTCCGCTCCCAGGCCCACGAGGCCGCCAACCGCCTCCACACCGTCGTCTCCCTGATCGAGCTGGGCCGCGTGGAGGAAGCGGTGCACTTCGCCACGGAAGAGCTGGAGCTGGCGCAGGCGCTGACGGATCAGGTCGTCACGGCGGTGGGCGAGCCGGTGCTGGCCGCGCTTTTGCTGGGGAAGGCGGCCCAGGCGAACGAGCGGGGGGTCGAGTTGGCGCTCACCCCCGACTCGCACGTCGACGACGTGGCCGGGCTGCCCGCCCGGGAGCTGGTGACGGTCCTGGGCAACCTCATCGACAACGCGGTCGAGGCAGCGTCGAGCGTCCCCCAGCCCCGCCCGTTCCTCCGGGGCCCCCGGGTCACCGTCACCATCCAGCGCACCCCGGCCCCCGAGCTCCTGATCAAGGTCGCGGACAATGGGCCGGGGCTCCCTCCGGGCGCGGGTGACACCCTCTTCGAGCGTGGCTGGTCCACCAAGCCGGGCGGCGGTATCGGGCTGGCGCTCGTCCGGCAGACCGCGCGTCGGCACGGCGGGGACGTCACCGCGAGTCAACGACCGGACGGCGGCGCGGAGTTCATCGTCCGGCTGCCGCTCCCCGGGGAGGGAACATGA